CCATTTTTTCGGTTTTTGCCATGAGATGAACATATCATAAATCACGGGGATGGTCATCCCTCTCTCGTACGGGCTTCAGGTGTTAAGGTTCAGAACGTCAGAAAAGTGTAGGGCAACCATCACCCCTGATCATTCAGCCGCCCACCGTCCTATAGCCCCTTCAGCCGCTCTTCGTTTTCCTGCCTTTTCTTGCAGTTGATACAGAGCGTGGTCACAGGGCGCGCCTTGAGCCTCTCTTCGGAGATATCCTCGCCGCATTCTTCGCAGATTCCGAATGTCCCCTGGTCGAGCCTGGACAGGGCTTCCTTGACCTTTGAAATCAGCCTCCGTTCCCTGTCTCGAATACGGAGGGTAAAATTTCTTTCGGATTCCAGTGTCGCCCTGTCCGTAGGGTCCGGGAAGGTTTCGCCGTGATCGGTCATGCCGATGACGGTCTTGTTGGCTTCCTCTAAGAGCGCACTCAACCGATCGTTCAGCAACTCCCTGAAATATTCCTGATTCTCTTTACTCAACATCGTTTTCTCCAATTAAATAAATAAGACATCGCTTTTTATCACCGTTTCCAACTTCTGTAAAGCACGAAACCCTTCGGGCAGTCCCGCTGAAACTCCCGGGTGAACCTGCATAATGCCCAATGCAGGCTGCGCCCGCAACCCATTGGGGACCAAGTAACCGCACCAACCTCTGTGTGAGCGGCGTCCTCGCCGCGAAGATCGAGGCTAAAAACCTCTCCCACAAGACCCCGCCAAAACATGTTGCCTTCTTGCGTAGAAGTTCCGAACATAGATTCTAAGACGGCCTGACAGCCGCAATCAAAAGGGCATGGTGCAACGCCCAAGCAGTTTCCGGGCGCACGTGGGGATCTCTTTCTCCCGCCCAGGAGGCGGGACAAAAACCTGCCGACTGATCGTGTGAACGGCAGCAGGGCGTTACACCGCGGCGCGTTACAGCCCCAAAGATTCTATTTGGCCATCTTTTTCCAGAACCCCTTCGGTCTTCTTTTCTTGTCGGATAATGAAAGCTTTTCCGTTTCCGCAAAGGCATCCAGCAACTCTCTCTGGTGCTCTGTTATCTTTTGCGGTATCTTTACCACGACCTTGACGTACAGATCTCCCCGTTTGCGGTACCCTCTCAGGCTGGGCATCCCCTTGCCCGGCAGCCGGATCACCTCGCCCGGCTGGGTGCCGTCGGGGATCTCCAGTTCATGACCTTCTTCTTCGCCCAACACAGGGATGGTCAACGTATCGCCCAGGGCGGCCTGCACAAAAGAGATGGGGATCTCGCAGATGAGGTTTTCATCCTCCCGGGTAAAGAATGCATGCTCCTTGACGTGAATGACCACGAAAAGATCGCCGGAAGGTCCCCCCTCTTCCCCGGCCTCTCCTTCTCCTCTCAATCGCAATTGCGACCCGGTATCCACGCCGGCAGGGATCTTGACATGGAGGTTTTTTTCAGCCCTGACCTTACCGCCGCCCCTGCAGTCCGGGCATGGATCCGTGATGATCTGCCCCTGCCCATGGCAGGTGGGACAGGTGGTGCTGACCTGGAAAAATCCCTGGGACTGGATGACCTGGCCTCTTCCCTGGCAGGTGGTACAGGTGCGGGGCTGACTCCCCGGGGCAGATCCCGAGCCGGTGCAGGTCGCACATGTCTCCAACCGGTAAAAGGTGATCTCCTCTTCCTTTCCATGGAAGGCCTCTTCGAGGGTCAGTTCCATGTCATATCGAAGGCTTCTTCCCTGTCTGGCCCGGGACCTTCCTCCCCTGCCGCCAAAGCCAAAAAATCCCTCGAAGATATCTCCAAAGCTCGAAAAAATATCGTCAAATCCGCTGAATCCTCTGAAGCCCGTGCCCTCCAGACCTTCATGACCAAACCGGTCATAGATCTGTCGTTTCTGGGGGTCTCTTAAGACCTCGTAGGCCTCGGCCGCTTGCTTGAATTTTTCCTCCGCTTCCTTATCTCCGGGATTTCGGTCGGGGTGGTATTTCAGGGCCAGTTTTCGATACGATTTCTTGATCTCTTCACCGCCGCAGTCCCGGGAAACACTCAGGATCTCATAATAGTCTATTTTGTTGTTCACTTTTCTTCCGCTTCCTCTTCGATCTCATTCATTTCCGGCTCCAGGACGTCTGCTTCTTCTTGGATCTCATCCATTTTCGCCCCCGGGAGATCGTTTTGGTATTCGGTCAAGAGCCCTTCCTCCAGCAAGGACGCCGCATCAATCTCCATCGGGGCCTCAATCTGATCACTCAGCTGCCCTTTTCTCGCCTGGAAAACTTCGCCTGCGGCGATTTCTCTCAGCGCCACCACAATATCCTTGTTCTTACATACCACCTTGGGTTCTGCGCCCTTTTTCAGTTGACGTACCCGTTTTGCAGCCAGATGAATGAGCTGGAAACGGTTGTCCACATTATTCAAGCAGTCCTCCACTGTAATTCGTGCCATTGTCTGCTCCTGTCCGCCTCGTCGGCCTGGAAGGTGTTCTGATAGAAGTTACCCATTGAAAATAAACTTGGTAATATAAGACCTCTTATGCTAAATGTAAAGTGTAAATTGCCCCGGGCATCGATTCTCGTTCCCAACCCATCACTCACAAGGAGACGATTCCCATGTTAGCCAAGGTCCTCAGCAGCGCTGTTATCGGAATTGATGCCTACATGGTAGAGGTTGAGGTGGATATCTCCCAGGGCCTCCCCTCCTTTTCCACGGTGGGCCTGCCGGAAGGGGCGGTGAGGGAGAGCAAGGAGCGGGTCAAGGCGGCGGTCAAAAACTCAGGATATCACTTCCCCTCAGACCGGATCACCGTCAACCTGGCGCCCGCGGACATCAGAAAAGAGGGTTCGGCATTCGATCTTCCCATGGCCATCGGCATCCTGGTGGCCACAGGATTGGTGAACCGGACATCCTGCGACGGCTATGTGTTCCTGGGAGAACTGGCCCTGGACGGCCTCATCAGACCTGTCAGGGGGGTCCTGCCGATGGCCATTGCCGCAAGAGATCAGGGGCTCAAGGGGATATTTCTCCCCGTGGAAAACGCCCCCGAGGCAGCCGTGGTGGAAGGGATCGATATCTTCCCGGTCCATGCCCTGGCCCAGGTGATCGGTACGCTCAGGGGGATCAGCAGGATCGATCCCTTTATCGTAGACATCGACCGGCTCTTTCAGGCCCAGGCATCCGACATGGATTTCGTCGATGTCCGCGGCCAGGAGAACGCCAAGAGGGCCGTAGAAATAGCAGCGGCCGGCGGACATAATCTTATTATGATCGGACCGCCGGGTTCGGGCAAAACCATGCTGGCCAAACGCCTCCCTACCATAC
This region of Deltaproteobacteria bacterium genomic DNA includes:
- the dksA gene encoding RNA polymerase-binding protein DksA — translated: MLSKENQEYFRELLNDRLSALLEEANKTVIGMTDHGETFPDPTDRATLESERNFTLRIRDRERRLISKVKEALSRLDQGTFGICEECGEDISEERLKARPVTTLCINCKKRQENEERLKGL
- the rpoZ gene encoding DNA-directed RNA polymerase subunit omega, whose translation is MARITVEDCLNNVDNRFQLIHLAAKRVRQLKKGAEPKVVCKNKDIVVALREIAAGEVFQARKGQLSDQIEAPMEIDAASLLEEGLLTEYQNDLPGAKMDEIQEEADVLEPEMNEIEEEAEEK
- the dnaJ gene encoding molecular chaperone DnaJ encodes the protein MNNKIDYYEILSVSRDCGGEEIKKSYRKLALKYHPDRNPGDKEAEEKFKQAAEAYEVLRDPQKRQIYDRFGHEGLEGTGFRGFSGFDDIFSSFGDIFEGFFGFGGRGGRSRARQGRSLRYDMELTLEEAFHGKEEEITFYRLETCATCTGSGSAPGSQPRTCTTCQGRGQVIQSQGFFQVSTTCPTCHGQGQIITDPCPDCRGGGKVRAEKNLHVKIPAGVDTGSQLRLRGEGEAGEEGGPSGDLFVVIHVKEHAFFTREDENLICEIPISFVQAALGDTLTIPVLGEEEGHELEIPDGTQPGEVIRLPGKGMPSLRGYRKRGDLYVKVVVKIPQKITEHQRELLDAFAETEKLSLSDKKRRPKGFWKKMAK